A genomic window from Artemia franciscana chromosome 14, ASM3288406v1, whole genome shotgun sequence includes:
- the LOC136035284 gene encoding proteasome assembly chaperone 2-like — translation MDFYIGRKIEGQGYFLVFPSLSLGNVGQLSIDLLLQSFSDEVEKVGYLNHPSLLPVVGHSPYSIDVAELYLGCEVYIIDKLKLIVVQIRTLLTKSRRSDFVRKLVSWAKELKVNEMILLGSSSSNVRKDQQMVGPQYRYLKNDFSTLEYPRSENWIKFEPLPKYIIEVNRNENIEGGDSISIPFGGICKAVYQASNEIRMPMSAILSFTSEGNNIPDALLVIDKFSEALQISSKKSEWVFPPSWIHLYGRPAPKSLFG, via the exons CCATCATTGTCTCTTGGTAATGTTGGACAGCTTTCCATAGACCTACTTCTGCAGTCATTTTCAGACGAAGTTGAAAAAGTTGGATATTTGAACCATCCGTCTTTACTGCCAGTGGTTGGTCATTCTCCTTATTCTATAGATGTAGCTGAATtgtaccttggatgtgaag TATATATCATCGATAAACTGAAGTTGATCGTGGTACAAATTAGAACCCTTCTTACAAAG tctCGACGGTCAGATTTCGTCAGAAAGCTCGTGTCATGGGCCAAAGAACTGAAGGTAAACGAAATGATATTGTTAGGGAGCTCCTCGTCCAATGTGAGGAAAGATCAGCAAATGGTTGGTCCACAATACCGTTATTTGAAGAATGACTTTAGCACATTGGAATATCCAAG GTCAGAAAATTGGATTAAATTTGAACCACTGCCAAAGTACATAATCGAAGTTAATCGAAATGAAAATATCGAAGGAGGAGATTCAATCTCGATTCCTTTTGGTGGAATTTGTAAAGCTGTCTATCAAGCAAG TAATGAAATACGGATGCCAATGAGTGCCATTCTCTCTTTTACATCCGAAGGGAATAATATACCAGACGCTTTGTTGGTCATTGATAAATTTTCGGAAGCACTGCAGATTTCATCG aAGAAAAGTGAATGGGTCTTTCCTCCCTCATGGATTCATCTTTACGGTCGTCCAGCCCCAAAATCTTTGTTTGGGTAA